A stretch of Fibrobacter sp. UWEL DNA encodes these proteins:
- a CDS encoding M48 family metallopeptidase, whose amino-acid sequence MKRALALLLMTLTFAFADDVKATLALSDSQMALWNKVTSLTMSLKYGEAMEAAKEFRKANDGAGCVLENVVRISMYDDKGDTTALIKAGKQLESCKAEGLWEALRKFEFGYVQTETGHSVKGAMTTRSAAKMFEESDELDAKAFYAIYAYYIDQSFSWVPFKSDNRAAYLKTLDEASQKSTRFWPLFLTPLVWMYYDKEDYAMGVKLCDRGLSKAPSHPVLLQMKADMLYRMKRYNDAASLYESSAASYEKRTGKSIRYWCAVLNLIRIYHDAGNQEKSSAWKNKLDDPSYRALEKWMPGSLMDDLNKRDLI is encoded by the coding sequence ATGAAAAGAGCTCTTGCCCTCCTCCTCATGACCTTGACTTTTGCTTTTGCTGATGACGTGAAGGCGACTCTGGCCTTGTCCGACAGCCAGATGGCTCTGTGGAACAAGGTCACCTCCCTGACTATGTCCCTGAAGTATGGCGAGGCTATGGAGGCCGCCAAGGAGTTCCGCAAGGCAAATGACGGTGCAGGCTGTGTGCTGGAAAACGTGGTTCGCATCAGCATGTACGACGACAAGGGTGATACTACCGCTCTCATCAAGGCCGGGAAGCAGCTGGAATCCTGCAAGGCGGAAGGCCTGTGGGAAGCCCTCCGCAAGTTTGAATTCGGCTACGTCCAGACGGAAACGGGCCACTCTGTCAAAGGCGCCATGACGACACGCTCTGCCGCCAAGATGTTCGAGGAATCCGACGAGCTGGACGCCAAGGCCTTCTACGCCATTTACGCCTATTACATCGACCAGAGTTTCAGCTGGGTTCCTTTCAAGTCCGACAATCGTGCCGCATACCTCAAGACTCTGGACGAAGCCTCCCAGAAATCCACCCGCTTCTGGCCGCTGTTCCTGACACCGCTTGTATGGATGTATTACGACAAGGAAGATTATGCCATGGGCGTCAAGCTTTGCGACCGCGGGCTGTCCAAGGCCCCCAGCCATCCGGTCCTTCTCCAGATGAAGGCCGACATGCTCTACCGCATGAAGCGTTACAATGATGCCGCATCCCTCTATGAATCCAGCGCTGCAAGCTACGAGAAACGCACTGGCAAGTCTATTCGCTACTGGTGTGCGGTGCTGAACTTGATCCGCATTTATCACGACGCAGGCAACCAGGAAAAATCCAGCGCCTGGAAAAACAAACTGGACGATCCTTCCTACAGGGCCCTTGAAAAGTGGATGCCCGGTTCCCTCATGGATGACTTGAACAAGCGCGACCTTATTTAA
- a CDS encoding NYN domain-containing protein, which yields MLQKALRIGFFLDGYTLKKVNEYYKVHHRYHSNVDFRGLKNWLEMHLCKVFSDGNRRVEMECHYYHPHRNPHIYGSAVSGVLKLEHELCTAGFQVHYSNMTEDNGMMGPNLGLMEDALLIASYHKMDIVVLLSTQGQYAPLPDRLRMMGVPTVLLGWDFVYTKGKNAVRWKTDSGLRDTCAHYVAMEKVMDMDPKSDLPPRGFFFQKGRAFDRRRDPMWRETVSKIRSQFVPRAQQA from the coding sequence ATGCTTCAAAAAGCATTACGGATTGGATTCTTTCTGGACGGCTACACGCTAAAGAAAGTCAACGAATATTACAAGGTTCATCACAGATACCACTCTAACGTGGATTTCAGGGGACTCAAGAACTGGCTGGAGATGCACCTGTGCAAGGTCTTTTCCGATGGTAACAGGCGCGTGGAGATGGAGTGTCATTATTACCATCCCCATCGCAATCCCCACATTTATGGCAGCGCCGTAAGCGGGGTGCTTAAGCTGGAACACGAGCTTTGCACTGCCGGCTTCCAGGTCCACTACAGCAACATGACCGAGGACAACGGCATGATGGGCCCCAACCTGGGCCTGATGGAAGATGCCCTCCTGATCGCCTCCTATCACAAGATGGACATTGTGGTGCTTCTCAGTACCCAGGGCCAGTACGCTCCCCTTCCCGATAGGCTTCGCATGATGGGTGTGCCTACGGTTCTTCTGGGCTGGGACTTCGTCTACACCAAGGGGAAGAATGCTGTCCGCTGGAAGACGGATTCTGGCCTGCGGGATACCTGCGCCCACTATGTGGCCATGGAGAAGGTGATGGATATGGACCCCAAGTCGGACTTGCCTCCCCGTGGATTCTTCTTCCAGAAGGGCCGTGCCTTCGATCGTAGGCGGGACCCTATGTGGCGGGAGACCGTTTCCAAGATCCGCAGTCAGTTTGTGCCCAGGGCCCAGCAGGCGTAA
- a CDS encoding ABC transporter substrate-binding protein yields the protein MALALLFTACREEKPVIKENVWDTHSQLFWVDSAGGERVAGIRSIVGADTLKKLFVLRDSAAFNAGKNLPAELSGAMVLRTPLKRVAVLSSAQIGYMLRLGVEDRIVAVGAGKYIADSSLYAKATAGQLVEVSPDGMNVDYEKLIALKPDLVMTFATGGSQDDYDRMEKLGIPVMLTSEWQETSVADKASWLSLYGDLFGKEALSDSIEREFKYDSLAASPCEGRKVLAGMSYGGVWYAPGGRSYTADLIKKAGGCYLWASDTTRELRLTIEDVIALADSADMWVNPGMFGTPEEILAAEPRAAHIKAFKNKKVFQNDGRKGPGGGNDFFESAVARPMELIWNLRDLFLADFQLLADSSGGDVKSLPGLTPPVQSPSEKGPNKAQSEYLPYTWYHNIF from the coding sequence TTGGCTCTTGCCCTCCTTTTTACGGCCTGCAGGGAAGAAAAGCCTGTAATAAAGGAGAACGTATGGGATACCCATAGCCAGCTGTTCTGGGTGGATTCCGCCGGCGGGGAACGTGTGGCGGGAATTCGTTCCATTGTCGGGGCGGACACCCTGAAGAAACTTTTCGTGCTGCGGGATTCCGCTGCATTTAACGCAGGGAAAAATTTGCCGGCCGAACTTTCCGGTGCCATGGTTTTACGCACTCCGCTTAAGAGGGTGGCGGTACTGTCGTCGGCACAGATCGGCTACATGCTGCGCCTTGGTGTAGAGGACCGCATCGTGGCTGTAGGCGCCGGCAAGTACATTGCGGACTCCTCACTTTACGCGAAGGCCACCGCAGGCCAGCTGGTGGAGGTGAGCCCCGACGGAATGAACGTAGATTACGAGAAGCTAATCGCTTTAAAGCCGGACCTAGTCATGACTTTTGCTACAGGCGGCTCTCAGGACGATTACGACCGCATGGAAAAGCTGGGCATCCCCGTGATGCTTACCTCCGAATGGCAGGAAACTTCCGTGGCTGATAAGGCCAGCTGGTTGAGTCTTTATGGCGATCTGTTCGGCAAGGAAGCGCTGTCGGATTCCATTGAGAGAGAGTTTAAGTATGACTCGCTCGCAGCTTCACCTTGCGAAGGTCGTAAAGTTCTTGCGGGGATGAGCTACGGTGGCGTGTGGTATGCTCCCGGTGGCCGCAGCTATACCGCGGACCTTATCAAGAAAGCCGGTGGCTGCTACCTGTGGGCTTCAGACACTACCCGCGAGCTCCGCCTGACCATCGAGGATGTAATCGCTCTCGCAGACTCCGCGGACATGTGGGTTAATCCTGGAATGTTCGGCACTCCCGAGGAAATTCTGGCGGCAGAACCTCGTGCCGCCCATATCAAGGCTTTCAAGAACAAGAAGGTGTTCCAGAACGATGGACGTAAGGGACCCGGCGGTGGAAACGATTTCTTTGAAAGCGCCGTGGCGAGACCTATGGAATTGATCTGGAATTTGAGGGATTTATTCCTTGCGGATTTTCAATTACTGGCGGATAGCTCCGGCGGGGATGTAAAAAGTTTGCCTGGACTAACACCTCCAGTCCAGTCCCCTTCCGAGAAGGGGCCGAATAAGGCTCAAAGCGAATATTTGCCCTACACATGGTACCACAACATTTTCTAA
- a CDS encoding cyclic nucleotide-binding domain-containing protein yields the protein MKPHTGIGDWIAANYELGTPFLQQVPRDCADYLLLNAQIREYDAGDVIINGGSIGDSFCVLQSGRAFICGQILPDGHYNTLAAVEAGACFGEMSIICNEETSNTVIAAEDGCTVLVIPRDEFVKFLDKNPNIMVYLYKVVADRLRAKNKAFDEFERLSLLASGKVLPFIDFAQTMEKSRVTGTVIFECNGEKGFIAFQDGRICCAKCGKLAGPDAFEKMLSWGDETLYKLDTHLMPEIVNINQMTDTTSLILDALRNIDEKQSAQH from the coding sequence ATGAAACCACATACAGGTATTGGTGACTGGATTGCAGCGAATTACGAGCTGGGTACCCCGTTCTTACAGCAGGTGCCCCGTGATTGTGCTGACTATTTGCTTTTGAACGCCCAGATTCGTGAATACGATGCTGGGGACGTAATCATCAATGGCGGAAGCATTGGTGATTCCTTCTGCGTGCTTCAGAGTGGCCGCGCCTTCATTTGCGGTCAGATTCTGCCTGATGGGCATTACAACACGCTGGCTGCAGTTGAAGCCGGCGCCTGCTTTGGTGAAATGTCCATCATCTGTAACGAGGAGACCAGCAATACGGTGATTGCTGCCGAAGATGGCTGTACCGTGCTTGTCATCCCTCGCGATGAATTCGTGAAGTTCCTGGACAAGAACCCCAACATCATGGTTTACCTGTACAAGGTGGTGGCTGACCGTCTCCGCGCCAAGAACAAGGCCTTCGATGAATTCGAACGTCTGTCCCTGCTGGCTTCCGGAAAGGTGCTTCCCTTTATCGATTTTGCTCAGACCATGGAAAAGAGCCGCGTCACTGGCACCGTCATTTTCGAATGCAACGGCGAGAAGGGCTTCATTGCCTTCCAGGATGGTCGTATCTGCTGCGCCAAGTGTGGCAAACTGGCAGGTCCGGACGCTTTCGAGAAGATGCTCTCCTGGGGTGACGAAACACTTTACAAGCTTGATACTCACTTGATGCCTGAAATCGTGAATATCAACCAGATGACTGATACTACCAGCCTCATTCTGGATGCGCTCAGAAATATTGATGAAAAACAAAGCGCTCAGCACTAA